The nucleotide window tacctacatacctaatttcatcgtaatcggttcagaagttttttTCGTGAAAGAGTTCTCTGATTGGCCCCGGGTTtgggatgtttatctattttaatagatatttattataaaatatagtgttgttgggttagtatctcataacataagtcttgaacttacttcgtggCTAACTCCGTCTGTGTAATCTATCCCGTATCTATATACGGGAATCCCGTATctaatactataaaataaataaataaatacctatgtaccataagtatacctatgtatttatttatttattttatagtaatttctatattattccgatttctaagTCTATTTAATACATAGACTGtacgtaatttaaaaatacttatgttaAATCTATACATGCCAACAGAATACGAACTGCGAAGAAATGGGTCTCAGTGGCAACGTGACCGACGAATGGCGTATGAAGACAACCATATGGATGCTGCTCATTGCGTTGCTGCTATGGGTCATAACCTACCTGCTCACTGTCATCGCATCGATGTACTTTAACTACGGCCTGCGCTACGGAACCAACTTTAGAaccttgttttatttgtacaatAACAACACCCCCTTAGCTGCTGATATGGATAGCacgaaatatgtttatttgacTTGGTAAATCTACCTATGtggttttgtaaatataaatggtCTTTTGACTTCATTTCACTTTATCAATTTCTTTGTAGGTAAATATAATTGGTCGATACTTATACAGCGTAAGGACtttatatacaattattattatggtgTGTAGGGTTTATAATAAGCAGGTAAAAACACTGGTAACTCGAGCCTTTTCCCACAGTACATATGAAATTATACGTATCACATTCTATATCTATGAGTTAAAATTGGTGGTTATTGTGATACAAAATGCCTGAAAGAGCGACTGTTtccatgaaaaaataaaataaaaaaaactagctgCCAATGTCAGTTTTGGTATATGTATTGTCAATGTCAATTCATCTGTCGCGTCTCTACAACAAACTGTCACAATCACAAAGACAAACCACTACTACTGTGCGTGGCTTGTTATTGTTGggtgttattatttatatggtttattattataccagTCCGGTTATTACAACATTCCCGATTTACTTACATTAACTTTTGAAATCGTGATTTAGCTGAACTGTATAGACTGCGAAAAGCAGTCTGTGCGGCAATCAATGCCGTCAATAGACGTAATGGCCCCTCCGGGGCAAGGGCCGGAACCCGCGCCAGAAGAACCTCCGCCGCCGCCTCCACCAGTTATAGGAATTATTTATCCTCCGCCAGAAGTAAGGAGTATCCTTTTCCAATGATAACAACTGTTTTTATCAGTACAAATTGATATAACCTCAAACCTCTACTTCTGTACATCTACATTGAAGCCTATGGTATGTctcattttttatgtttgaaatatattgGTTGAGATCGTGTACAACTATGTTTTCACTTAGGCCTTGCAAGCATGGGCTTTTATGTATtgagaataaaacttaaaattggttttatgttgtttattcTATATCAACTATTTACCAATTAGTATACTTCTAGGCTATACTTTAGATGAGATTGTTATCTCAAAAATTAGAGAAGGGAATATCTGtcaatatatgtttgtatacatCATATAgaaatggaatttaaataagaCTGTAGAAGAGGGAACACCTAGATGAACATAACTTGATCAAATTTTAGAAGTTCTGGAAAAAGTTCAGGTCATGTGTACCCAAAACGGTTAAACTCTTGAAACGGGCCACCGCCGGAGAGGGGTGGGGAGGGGGCAGGGGGATGGGGGAGGGGTTAACACCCCCCCTCCCGTGACCCCCCCTTGCCGGAAgcctatagttttttttttacgaatttttaaagttttcatataaaaagtgtGCTAAAGGTCATTAACCGCCAGATGGGCAAGGGGGGGGAAAGTCAGAAGGGATGAAAGGGGTGAAGGTGAgttaaacctaacctaacctatacGTACTGtctattatacttttttactcAGTTTGAACGCTCCGCTCGCTTCGCTCGCTCCGCTTTGGTGGTTTACaccaacctaacctaacctaaccaaacCGAGTTTGATGTCAGGGGGTCCGGTGCTGTCAGGGGGTCCTGGTCTGCCACATTCTGAGGTTCCGCTCATAAATAAAGGCATGTAAAATAGTACACGCGCcgtagtattattatttcctaaaaaaaaaaaaaaaaaaaaccgagtTTGATTTGTGactaatttgtttcttttcattgCGGGGGGCTACCGCCCCCCGACCCCCCCGTGCGGGGGGGCTGCGCCCCCCTGCACCCCCTGCTGTCCGTTTACCGACAGCTACTTTCGAAGTCAGTAGATAAGATGACAGTAGCACATAACCAAAACGGCGGATTGCGTTCTGTTCATAGTTagtgtcttttttgtttttacttttaagcaaagttttagactatatttttagtgctaaaatatattaattaatgtgttGTACATGTTTAATGgacaaactaattatttaatactaaattaacaCAGTTTACAATGACAAACCGAAAATATTGCGTTGTTTAGtgcaatttttaagattttcaaaaattcgtataaaaaaaagggggggcttccggcaaaaaaaaatacttggggGGGGTCATACAAACCCTCCCCCACCCTCCCCACCCCCTCCCCAACCTCTCTGGCGGTGGCCCGTTTTAAGAGTTGAGCCCCCAAAACCAACAAGCTTGTATGGAAATAGTTAtcaatgtgaatgaagcaaaggaaactccatatctttcccatggatgtcgtaaaaggccactaagggataggcttacaaacttgggattctttttaggcgatgggctagcaacctgtcactagttgaatttcaattctatcgttaagccaaatagctgaacgtgggcatacagtcttttcaagtctgttgcctctgtctaccccgcaagggatatagacgtgaccatatgtgtatgtatgaagcaaaagtatatacatataaagtatgcagggatagtgtcaagtgaaaagatgttttctctgcctacccttccaaTATATAGGAGTGAATTACTTATGTACATCAagcaaaataagaataaaacttaaaataaagagaatttCAGGGgcactacctacctaccagCAGGCCCacagaaatttcttccagcaggtttatataatttgtataatattactatcattattttaaatggttttaaaatcaaatttattccCAGACAATGTGATCTGCCATTTCTTTAACTCGCATTCATAGACATTGTCGACAAAACTGCCAGCTTCGTAGCCCGCAACGGCCCTGAATTCGAAGCTCGTATCCGTCAGAATGAACTCGGAAACCCAAAGTTCAACTTCTTGAACTCCGGAGATCCCTATCATGCCTACTACCAGCATAAGGTCAAAGAAATCAGGGAAGGAAAAGGTAAGTGTCATATGAAaaacaaatgatttatttagttttaataaatgtttgcatTGCCATGTGGTTCACACATCAcatggaccactccatatattcCCCAtgattgtcgtaaaaggcgactaagggaagaGCTTtcttagcctttcccttagtcgccttttcaaCGTTTTTACGACTTGGGCTTCTTGTAGCctatgggctaacaaccttaaacttaacagtcttttcaagactgttggctctgtctgccccacaaGGGATTATAGCTATGTTTGTAAGATTTTCATATCTCCTATAAGACGCTCAAATTAACTTTACCAATAAGAGCTAGCTCATAAATATTAGAAGAAGAATAAACTATTACCTCAAAATATTTCTCACATTTAAAAAGTGTGAATGGAACTGTTGGAGTCGGAAGGCCGAGACGaatgtaccttgatcaaatcggaggcTAGAaagttctagcaaaaggtcaggtcaagtgtacCCGAAACTGATGAGCTGGCATGaacagagttatgaatgtggatgaagcgaaagtagtatgaagggattgtggcaagtggaaagatgtggtctctgcctacccctccggaaaagaggcatgattcatgtatgtatttctcaCATTATAGCCTTTAGATGTTCATATTGAAAAATGAAATGGCAGTGCTGATTTATGTGATATTTTTCtacatgttaaaaaaaagaactacacataggtatatattacatTTGCAAAACTTCTCTTATTTGATAGAACTAATAAGTTTACTGTAAGCAAGACACAAAACTTCTTATTTAGGTACAGAGCCGACCCCCGCCCCAGCAGCCCCCGCAGTGCAGCGTCCAGGTCTAGCGCCCGCCACCGCCGCGCGGCAGCAGGAGCTGCTCAAAGCCGCCGTCCCCGCCGAGCCCCCGCCACCCCGCGACCCGCCACCAGATTTCGAGTTCATCGCAGACCCCCCATCCATCTCCGCATTAGAACTCGACATAGTCAAACTCACAGCGCAGTTCGTAGCAAGGAACGGACGTCAGTTCCTCACAGATTTGATGAAGAAGGAGGAACGCAATCATCAGTTCGACTTCCTTCGCCCCCAGCATTCGCTGTTTCAGTACTTCACGCGCCTTCTGGAACAGTACACTAAAGTGCTTTTGCCTCCAAAAGAGTTGGTTGCGAAACTGTCATCTGAAGTGAGGAATGGTGTTTTGGATCAGGCTCGCAGTCGCGCCGCCTGGCATTCGTATCAGGCGCGTCGTAAAGTAGCCGATGAGGCCAGGATTGAGAAGGAGCGGCTGGCGTACGCCTCCATCGACTGGCACGACTTTGTTGTTGTTGAAACTGTTGATTATCCAGCTGGTGAACTGGGTGATTTCCCACCACCAACAACTCCGTTAGAAGTTGGGGCTCGTGTGTTGGCACAGGAACGTGGGGACGATGGAGGTCAGGGTCAAGATGATGATGACACTGAGATGCAGATTGAGTCGGAGACTGAGTCAGAATCGGACGATGATTTGGATGAAATGGAGGACCGGACACAGCAGCAACAGCGGCCGGATGACAATCGCGTGCAGGACATGGAAGAAGAGAGCTCGTCTTCTGAAGATGAAGGTAACTTATACTGTTGGCTTacccttatttttttttgtatatgttaTACACATTATACAAAGAGCACTaacattaacattaaaatgtgAATGTTGGTGCTTTATGTTATATACagggttttaaaatattcgcCAAATTTTGGTCACTCAAGTGGATTCCAGAGCGTTTTCCCAAATAATCATATTTAAGTCTTTCATTCACTCATCATTATGTCAGATTAACAATGGATTGAGAACACACGCAACACGCAAACAATCACAAACACGTTTATATCTAACCAAACGTTCGCTTTAGCCTTCATAAAACTACTCTGCAACATCCAACTACATGTCTATTTCCACAGGTCCACCGGAGCCGCCGCCGCGTCCGGCCGGTGAAGAAGCCCCGCTCCCGCCCCGCCCAGACCGGGTCGTCGTCAAGAAGTACGACCCCAAACGGGACCGGCCGCAGCCCACGCCGGCCAGCGAGGAGTGGCTGGTGTCGCCCATCACCGGGGAGAAGATCCCCGCCAACAAAGTGGCGGACCACGTCCGCATTGGCCTGCTGGACCCGCGCTGGCTGGAGCAGAGGGACCGCGCGGCCGCCGAGAGGACGGACCGGGACGAGGCGCTGGCCCCGGGAGCGGCCATTGAGGCTTCTCTTAAACAGGTGAGGTTTTGCTTTATTATGCGTTTTAAATATTCCATcgttaagctatacagctatatggctttttacagtcttttctagactgttggctatgtctaccttGTAAAGGGGAAGgtcgtgattatttgtattatatgtagtacCTACTGTTTCTCGACGAAGTCCTAGTACCCGATACCAATTACTTAGAAGCTGtagaataactttttttaactcATTTTATGTACAATTTCCGCATACCTCAgtgttttaatacaataattatgtacacaGCTCGCTGAGCGCCGTACGGACATCTTCGGCGTGGGCGACGAGGAGACGGCGATCGGTAAGAAGATCGGCGAGGAGGAGAAGCGGCGCGACGACCGCGTCACGTGGGACGGGCACACCTCCAGCGTGGAGGCCGCCACTAGGGCTGCGCGTGCGCACATCACGCTCGAGGATCAGATACAGCAGATACACAAGGTGAGGGCTATGGGAGTTTGAAGGTGAAACTTGGGGAGTAATGTGCTAAGTAAGGGTTGAGAATGAAtggtaataaattgttttacctAAAAATTGCAAATGTACAAGGTGATGGTTAGAGGTTACGTTTTGAAAAATACGGGTAATTTTATTACCACacaattttgctttttttatttgcttcagaaaatacatttcaaagtTCTTCTCTATCTACATTTGCCAATGAAAACGaaggaaattttaaaagttttatactcattaatgtttttaatattagctTATTTACCATAATGATAACTCATTTCTTCCCCCCAGGTGAAAGGCCTTCTCCCCGACGAGGAGAAGGAGAAGATCGGCCCCAAGCCGGTGCCGGGCGCCGCCCGGgctccgccgccgccgcggggcgccgcgccgcgcccgctGCCGCCGGTGCTGCTGCCGCCGCTGCCGCCGCTCATGGTGCTGCCGCCGCtcgcgccgcgcccgccgctcATACCCACGCCCGCGTTCGGATTCCCTGGTATGTTTGTTAAGGGTTTATTTACTCTATGgtaatatgtatttactaaGCATATATACGAGGATAGTGtgaaagccgtgtggttcccggcacaaatagaaaaataataataatatgaccactccatctctttcccatggatgtcgtaaaaggcgactaagggatagactattaaatttgggattcctcttagtctgtcactatttgaatcttaattctatcattatattagccaaacagccgaacgtggcttatcagtctttttaaaattatcggctctgtctacgccgcgaggaataaagacgtgactatatgtatgtatgtaagtgtgAATGGGAAAGAACAGATAAGCTTGATGaagattatataaaatgttacatctttcaatattaatatttagtcactttttatttaaataacaaatacaatTACAGTGTTAGAGTGTTGTCACTTTCATAAGTTACACCGCAGAAGTCTAGTTTTTGTATGGGGCGCGATAATATTTGACCAGTTGAGCATAGAGCACGTCAACTGTCCGCTATTGTACTATTCTGAGCGAAACTGCAGGagacatgtttatatatcatatTAAGTTTAATGCACTTGTagttaatttgttatattatttcgtTTTAAGTTAACTTTCGGTTTGATTCGGCGGTAGGCGCTATGCCCTTAAAACTACTCTGGTCATAATGATATCGTCGAATATTGTCGGTGTGACTTATAAGCGGGGTAAACGTTAGGTTAAACCTATTaagagacttgaaatttggcgtgTTTCTTTAGTAGAGAGCGCCCGCATTAAACCAA belongs to Amyelois transitella isolate CPQ chromosome 10, ilAmyTran1.1, whole genome shotgun sequence and includes:
- the LOC106136803 gene encoding splicing factor 3A subunit 1: MPSIDVMAPPGQGPEPAPEEPPPPPPPVIGIIYPPPEVRNIVDKTASFVARNGPEFEARIRQNELGNPKFNFLNSGDPYHAYYQHKVKEIREGKGTEPTPAPAAPAVQRPGLAPATAARQQELLKAAVPAEPPPPRDPPPDFEFIADPPSISALELDIVKLTAQFVARNGRQFLTDLMKKEERNHQFDFLRPQHSLFQYFTRLLEQYTKVLLPPKELVAKLSSEVRNGVLDQARSRAAWHSYQARRKVADEARIEKERLAYASIDWHDFVVVETVDYPAGELGDFPPPTTPLEVGARVLAQERGDDGGQGQDDDDTEMQIESETESESDDDLDEMEDRTQQQQRPDDNRVQDMEEESSSSEDEGPPEPPPRPAGEEAPLPPRPDRVVVKKYDPKRDRPQPTPASEEWLVSPITGEKIPANKVADHVRIGLLDPRWLEQRDRAAAERTDRDEALAPGAAIEASLKQLAERRTDIFGVGDEETAIGKKIGEEEKRRDDRVTWDGHTSSVEAATRAARAHITLEDQIQQIHKVKGLLPDEEKEKIGPKPVPGAARAPPPPRGAAPRPLPPVLLPPLPPLMVLPPLAPRPPLIPTPAFGFPAAPPLPPAEEEEAPPAKRVRSEDALEPEPAWLARHAGAVHLQVVLPAQPERSEWRLDGRALAFSVPLNTSVGELKNMLQRATNMPTAKQKLQYEGLFFKDTNSLAYYNVPPGAVIQLQVKERGGRKK